A portion of the Novosphingobium sp. KA1 genome contains these proteins:
- a CDS encoding L-lactate permease, with amino-acid sequence MAALAILPIALLVVLMTGLRWSAAAAGSLAAVIAAIVAVVGFQFGETPADLAGPVLEAGFTAATILWIIFPALSIHEYQTRIGATAVIGEWLASISRDPAATALLLGWFFAMFLEGASGFGTPIAIVAPMLVALGVPPARAVLVALLGHVAGVSFGAVGAPMVPLLEAGLFDARRLSLEILVLHACLGWMFAQLVVTYAIGGGAQGLFAGRATVAARRTALMAAVCFFAAAALVAALAGAELPTLGGALLGGGLFAAWLRRGSGGTLRSGPAGREVVMAGLPYVVLVALILVSRLVPPLQAALRTCRIEWSYGHGFGEVMLPLYHPGTMLLLAFLCTALAHRAAPRQVGASMLAALRRLPQVGIALVAVLTLARFMVHGGMIDALAVGATTLFGRAWPLAVPLVGALGSFVTGSGTASNIIFANFQIAAADAVRLPHGLALAGQSVGAAVGNIMAPHNIVAGTATVGLVGREGETLARTVPVCLAYVALAGGLVFTVQALLP; translated from the coding sequence TTGGCGGCCCTCGCGATCCTGCCGATCGCGCTGCTCGTGGTCCTGATGACGGGGCTGCGCTGGTCGGCCGCGGCAGCCGGATCGCTGGCGGCGGTGATCGCCGCGATCGTGGCGGTGGTGGGTTTCCAGTTCGGCGAGACTCCCGCCGATCTTGCCGGGCCGGTGCTGGAAGCGGGGTTCACCGCCGCGACGATCCTGTGGATCATCTTTCCCGCACTTTCGATCCACGAATACCAGACCCGCATCGGCGCCACGGCCGTGATCGGCGAATGGCTGGCGTCGATTTCGCGCGATCCGGCCGCGACGGCGCTGCTGCTGGGCTGGTTCTTCGCGATGTTCCTCGAAGGCGCCTCGGGTTTCGGCACGCCCATCGCGATCGTCGCGCCGATGCTGGTGGCCCTGGGCGTGCCGCCCGCGCGCGCGGTCCTGGTGGCCTTGCTGGGCCATGTCGCGGGGGTCTCGTTCGGTGCGGTGGGCGCGCCGATGGTGCCGCTGCTCGAGGCCGGTCTGTTCGACGCGCGGCGGCTGAGCCTTGAGATCCTGGTGCTGCATGCCTGCCTTGGCTGGATGTTCGCCCAGCTTGTCGTGACTTATGCCATCGGCGGCGGGGCGCAGGGCCTCTTCGCGGGAAGGGCGACGGTCGCGGCCCGGCGCACGGCGCTGATGGCGGCGGTGTGCTTTTTCGCGGCCGCGGCGCTGGTCGCGGCGCTGGCGGGGGCGGAACTGCCGACGCTGGGCGGCGCATTGCTGGGCGGCGGGCTGTTTGCCGCCTGGCTGCGGCGTGGAAGTGGGGGGACGCTGCGATCGGGGCCGGCCGGACGCGAGGTTGTCATGGCCGGCTTGCCCTATGTCGTGCTGGTGGCGCTCATCCTGGTGAGCCGTCTGGTGCCGCCCTTGCAGGCCGCCTTGCGGACGTGCCGCATCGAATGGAGCTATGGTCACGGTTTTGGCGAGGTGATGCTGCCGCTCTATCATCCCGGCACGATGCTGTTGCTGGCATTCCTCTGCACGGCGCTGGCCCATCGCGCCGCGCCAAGGCAGGTCGGGGCATCGATGCTGGCGGCGCTGCGGCGGCTGCCGCAAGTCGGAATCGCGCTTGTCGCGGTGCTGACGCTGGCGCGCTTCATGGTTCACGGCGGCATGATCGATGCGCTTGCAGTGGGCGCGACCACGCTGTTCGGGCGGGCCTGGCCACTGGCGGTGCCGCTGGTGGGGGCGCTGGGGTCGTTCGTCACCGGGTCGGGAACGGCCTCGAACATCATCTTCGCCAATTTCCAGATTGCCGCTGCCGACGCGGTGCGGCTGCCGCACGGCCTGGCGCTTGCGGGGCAGAGCGTGGGCGCGGCGGTGGGCAACATCATGGCCCCGCACAACATAGTCGCCGGGACCGCGACGGTCGGACTGGTCGGGCGGGAGGGAGAAACACTGGCGCGCACGGTGCCGGTCTGCCTTGCCTACGTGGCGCTGGCCGGGGGGCTGGTGTTCACGGTGCAGGCGTTGCTGCCCTGA
- a CDS encoding 2-hydroxyacid dehydrogenase, with amino-acid sequence MKIAVFSTRPYDREFLDHANEAAGGRHVFSWYEARLNANTANLARGHDCVCAFVNDQLGAEVLEILAGQGTRLIALRSAGFNNVDLEAARRLGLSIGRVPAYSPDAIAEHAVALILSLNRKIHKAYARVREGNFALEGLLGFDLKGKVAGVIGTGRIGINVARILKGFGCEVLASDPFETPELTQIGGRYVPREELLARCDIISLHCPLTPDTHHLIGREAIRTMKPGVMLINTSRGAVMDARAVIAGLKSGRVGYVGLDVYEEEEDLFFEDLSEQVIRDDVFVRLMTFPNVLITGHQGFFTREAMTAIAGTTLANIGAFEETGTPLHPVPVERRG; translated from the coding sequence TTGAAAATCGCCGTTTTCAGCACGAGGCCCTACGACCGTGAGTTTCTCGATCATGCCAACGAGGCGGCGGGCGGGCGTCATGTCTTTTCGTGGTACGAGGCGCGCCTCAATGCCAACACCGCCAACCTGGCGCGCGGGCATGACTGCGTCTGCGCTTTCGTCAACGACCAGCTTGGCGCCGAAGTGCTGGAGATCCTGGCCGGGCAGGGCACCCGGCTGATCGCGCTGCGCAGCGCCGGCTTCAACAACGTCGACCTGGAAGCGGCGCGGCGGCTGGGTCTTTCGATCGGCCGCGTCCCTGCCTATTCGCCCGACGCCATCGCCGAGCATGCGGTGGCGCTGATCCTTTCGCTCAACCGCAAGATCCACAAGGCCTATGCCCGTGTGCGCGAGGGCAACTTCGCGCTGGAAGGGCTGCTGGGGTTCGATCTCAAGGGCAAGGTCGCAGGGGTGATCGGCACCGGCCGGATCGGCATCAATGTCGCGCGCATCCTCAAGGGGTTCGGCTGCGAGGTGCTGGCCAGCGATCCCTTCGAGACGCCCGAACTGACGCAGATCGGCGGGCGCTACGTCCCGCGCGAGGAGCTGCTGGCGCGCTGCGACATCATCTCGCTGCATTGCCCGCTCACCCCCGATACCCATCACCTGATCGGCCGCGAGGCGATCCGCACGATGAAACCCGGCGTCATGCTCATCAACACCAGTCGCGGCGCGGTGATGGATGCGCGTGCGGTGATCGCCGGACTCAAGAGCGGACGGGTCGGCTACGTCGGGCTCGACGTCTACGAGGAAGAGGAAGACCTGTTCTTCGAGGACTTGTCCGAACAGGTGATCCGCGACGATGTCTTCGTGCGCCTGATGACGTTCCCGAACGTGCTCATCACCGGCCATCAGGGCTTCTTCACGCGCGAGGCGATGACCGCGATCGCCGGGACGACCCTGGCCAATATCGGCGCCTTCGAGGAGACCGGCACGCCGCTCCATCCGGTGCCGGTCGAGCGTCGGGGCTGA
- a CDS encoding HAD-IC family P-type ATPase, producing the protein MQTEPLRDWHALATAEALAFLDTAPQGLSETEAALRLKAHGPNSLPAPRGRSPLLRFLAQFHNALIYFLLASALAALLLQHAVDALVIVAVVVVNAVVGFIQEGRAEKALSGMESLISDKAHVVRGGLRESVDAATLVPGDVVMLDAGDRVPADLRLIRVRALAIEEAALTGESVAAEKGELPVAADAPLAERSAMAYSGTLVARGQATGVVVATGTATEIGRINTLLQSVPSLATPLLRQIDSFAARLTAAISLGAAALFAFAVLVRGFDWVDALIAVVALAVGAIPEGLPAVITITLAIGVQRMAARKAVIRKLPAVETLGATSVICTDKTGTLTRNEMMVSRVMTGLHELRVEGGGYLPEGAITCRGGRDDAAAIATAADIVRCGVLCNDAHLRQADGIWTVTGDPMEGALIALARKTGIDEAHLRGEWRRVDEIPFDASHRLMATLCRNAAGRSLVFIKGAPEAVLALGASREDAEAWELGTTRAADEGERVLGFAMRELPPATEKLDFGLLQGATMLGLMGFIDPPREEARRAIAECRSAGIAVRMITGDHAGTALAIARQLALADAPRALTGTQIEAMSDAELAEAVPRTAVFARASPEHKLRIVRAQQARGAIVAMTGDGVNDAPSLKQADVGTAMGLSGTQAAREAAEMVLLDDNFASIVAAVREGRTVYDNIRKVIAWTLPTNGGEGIAVILAILLGFALPMTATQILWINLVMTVTLGLVLAFEPPEPGIMARPPRRRDAPLLSAFLLWRVLLVSVLFAAVLLAVFFGAQWAGDSLREARTMVVNMLVIAEIFYLFNVRYMHMRSLSHAGLQGTRAVLIAVGGAVIAQLAFTYAPPLQAVFDTAPLSIRDGAAMLAIGAAMFFLLEAEKALMRKLGWFEELA; encoded by the coding sequence ATGCAGACTGAACCGCTCCGCGACTGGCATGCCCTGGCCACGGCAGAGGCACTGGCCTTCCTCGATACCGCGCCGCAGGGCCTCAGCGAAACCGAAGCCGCGCTGCGGCTGAAGGCCCATGGCCCCAACAGCCTGCCCGCCCCGCGCGGACGCAGCCCGTTGCTGCGTTTCCTGGCGCAGTTCCACAACGCGCTGATCTATTTCCTGCTGGCCTCGGCCCTGGCCGCGCTGCTGCTTCAACACGCGGTCGACGCGCTGGTGATCGTGGCCGTGGTGGTCGTCAACGCGGTGGTCGGCTTCATCCAGGAAGGCCGCGCGGAAAAGGCCTTGTCCGGCATGGAGAGCCTGATTTCGGACAAGGCCCATGTCGTGCGCGGCGGCCTTCGCGAAAGCGTCGATGCGGCCACGCTGGTGCCCGGCGATGTGGTCATGCTCGATGCCGGAGACCGGGTGCCGGCGGACCTGCGGCTGATCCGCGTGCGCGCCCTCGCGATCGAGGAAGCCGCGCTCACCGGGGAATCGGTCGCCGCCGAAAAAGGCGAGCTCCCGGTCGCCGCCGATGCCCCGCTCGCCGAGCGTTCGGCCATGGCCTATTCCGGCACGCTCGTCGCGCGCGGTCAGGCCACCGGCGTGGTTGTCGCCACCGGCACCGCCACCGAGATCGGCCGGATAAACACCCTGCTCCAGTCCGTGCCCAGCCTCGCCACGCCCTTGCTGCGCCAGATCGACAGCTTCGCCGCCAGGCTGACCGCGGCGATCTCGCTCGGCGCCGCCGCGCTGTTCGCCTTCGCCGTGCTGGTGCGCGGCTTCGACTGGGTGGATGCGCTGATCGCGGTCGTGGCGCTGGCGGTCGGCGCCATTCCCGAGGGCCTGCCTGCGGTCATCACCATCACCCTTGCCATCGGCGTGCAGCGCATGGCCGCGCGCAAGGCGGTGATCCGCAAACTGCCCGCGGTCGAGACGCTGGGCGCGACTTCGGTGATCTGCACCGACAAGACCGGCACGCTCACCCGCAACGAGATGATGGTCAGCCGGGTCATGACCGGCTTGCACGAACTGCGGGTCGAGGGCGGCGGCTACCTGCCCGAAGGGGCCATCACCTGCCGCGGCGGCCGCGACGATGCCGCCGCCATCGCCACTGCCGCCGACATCGTGCGCTGCGGCGTGCTGTGCAACGACGCCCACTTGCGGCAGGCCGACGGCATCTGGACCGTCACCGGCGACCCGATGGAAGGCGCGCTCATCGCCCTCGCCCGCAAGACCGGGATCGACGAGGCGCATCTGCGCGGCGAATGGCGCCGCGTCGACGAAATCCCCTTCGACGCCAGCCACCGGCTGATGGCAACGCTATGCCGTAACGCCGCCGGACGCAGCCTGGTCTTCATCAAGGGCGCGCCCGAGGCGGTCCTGGCACTGGGCGCCAGCCGCGAGGATGCCGAGGCCTGGGAACTGGGCACGACGCGCGCCGCCGACGAAGGCGAGCGGGTGCTGGGCTTTGCCATGCGCGAACTGCCCCCGGCCACCGAAAAGCTGGATTTCGGCCTGCTGCAAGGGGCAACGATGCTGGGCCTCATGGGCTTCATCGATCCCCCGCGCGAGGAGGCACGACGGGCAATCGCCGAGTGCCGCTCCGCCGGGATCGCGGTCAGGATGATCACCGGCGATCATGCCGGAACCGCCCTCGCCATCGCCCGCCAGCTGGCGCTGGCCGATGCCCCCCGCGCTCTCACCGGCACCCAGATCGAGGCGATGAGCGACGCGGAACTGGCCGAGGCGGTGCCCCGCACCGCCGTCTTTGCCCGCGCCAGCCCCGAACACAAGCTGCGCATCGTCCGCGCGCAGCAAGCGCGCGGCGCCATCGTCGCCATGACCGGCGACGGGGTGAACGACGCGCCCTCGCTCAAGCAGGCCGACGTCGGCACCGCGATGGGCCTTTCCGGCACCCAGGCCGCGCGCGAGGCGGCGGAAATGGTGCTGCTCGACGACAACTTCGCCTCGATCGTCGCCGCCGTGCGCGAGGGACGCACCGTCTACGACAATATCCGCAAGGTCATCGCCTGGACCCTGCCGACCAATGGCGGCGAGGGCATCGCGGTGATCCTGGCCATCCTCCTCGGTTTTGCCCTGCCGATGACCGCCACGCAGATCCTCTGGATCAACCTGGTGATGACGGTGACGCTGGGCCTCGTCCTCGCCTTCGAACCGCCGGAACCGGGGATCATGGCGCGCCCGCCCCGCCGCCGCGATGCGCCGCTGCTCTCGGCCTTCCTGCTCTGGCGGGTGCTGCTGGTCTCGGTGCTGTTCGCCGCCGTGCTGCTGGCCGTGTTCTTCGGCGCGCAATGGGCCGGGGACAGCCTGCGCGAAGCGCGCACGATGGTCGTCAACATGCTGGTGATCGCCGAGATCTTCTACTTGTTCAACGTCCGCTACATGCACATGCGATCCCTGAGCCACGCCGGCCTGCAAGGCACCCGCGCGGTGCTGATCGCGGTGGGCGGCGCGGTCATCGCGCAGCTTGCCTTCACTTATGCGCCGCCCTTGCAGGCGGTGTTCGATACCGCCCCGCTCTCGATCCGCGACGGCGCGGCGATGCTGGCAATCGGCGCCGCGATGTTTTTCCTGCTCGAAGCCGAGAAGGCGCTGATGCGAAAGCTCGGCTGGTTCGAGGAACTGGCCTGA
- the ahcY gene encoding adenosylhomocysteinase produces MATTTAPDYAIADISLADFGRTEIAIAETEMPGLMALREEYGAAQPLKGARITGSLHMTIQTAVLIETLVALGAEVRWATCNIFSTQDHAAAAIAAQDIPVYAIKGESLAEYWDYVGRIFDWSSEGNPDLTCNMILDDGGDATMFALWGARVEAGEPLFEPSNAEEIEFVRALNAFLKAKPGYLSRTVNAIKGVSEETTTGVHRLYHLAKDGKLPFPAINVNDSVTKSKFDNLYGCKESLVDAIRRATDVMLAGKVACVAGFGDVGKGSAASLRNGGARVMVTEIDPICALQAAMEGYEVVTMEDAVKRCDIFVTATGNEAVITGEHMEQMKDKAIVCNIGHFDSEIQISALDNYDWKEVKAGTDLVTFPDGKQIIVLAKGRLVNLGCATGHPSFVMSASFTNQTLAQIELFTKNEQYENRVYVLPKHLDEKVAALHLEKLGVKLTKLSKKQADYIGVPEVGPFKADHYRY; encoded by the coding sequence GTGGCCACGACCACCGCCCCCGACTACGCCATCGCCGATATCTCGCTCGCCGATTTCGGCCGCACCGAGATCGCCATCGCCGAAACCGAAATGCCCGGCCTGATGGCGCTGCGCGAGGAATACGGCGCTGCCCAGCCGCTCAAGGGTGCGCGCATCACCGGCTCGCTGCACATGACGATCCAGACCGCCGTGCTGATCGAGACGCTGGTCGCGCTCGGCGCCGAAGTGCGCTGGGCCACCTGCAACATCTTCTCGACGCAGGACCATGCCGCCGCCGCCATCGCCGCGCAGGACATCCCCGTCTACGCCATCAAGGGCGAAAGCCTGGCCGAATACTGGGACTATGTCGGCCGCATCTTCGACTGGTCGAGCGAGGGCAACCCCGACCTCACCTGCAACATGATCCTCGACGACGGCGGCGATGCCACCATGTTTGCGCTCTGGGGCGCCCGCGTCGAAGCCGGTGAACCGCTGTTCGAGCCCTCGAACGCCGAGGAAATCGAGTTCGTGCGCGCGCTCAACGCCTTCCTCAAGGCCAAGCCGGGCTACCTCTCGCGCACCGTCAACGCCATCAAGGGCGTCTCGGAAGAGACCACCACCGGCGTGCACCGCCTCTATCACCTCGCCAAGGACGGCAAGCTGCCGTTCCCCGCGATCAACGTGAACGATTCGGTCACCAAGTCGAAGTTCGACAACCTCTACGGCTGCAAGGAATCGCTGGTCGACGCGATCCGCCGCGCCACCGACGTGATGCTGGCCGGCAAGGTCGCCTGCGTTGCCGGTTTCGGCGACGTCGGCAAGGGCTCGGCCGCGTCGCTGCGCAACGGCGGCGCCCGCGTGATGGTCACCGAGATCGACCCGATCTGCGCCCTTCAGGCCGCCATGGAAGGCTATGAAGTCGTCACCATGGAAGACGCCGTGAAGCGCTGCGACATCTTCGTCACCGCCACCGGCAACGAAGCCGTCATCACCGGCGAGCACATGGAGCAGATGAAGGACAAGGCCATCGTCTGCAACATCGGCCACTTCGACAGCGAGATCCAGATCTCGGCGCTCGACAACTACGACTGGAAGGAAGTGAAGGCCGGTACCGACCTCGTCACCTTCCCGGACGGCAAGCAGATCATCGTGCTCGCCAAGGGCCGTCTGGTGAACCTGGGCTGCGCCACCGGCCACCCCAGCTTCGTGATGTCGGCAAGCTTCACCAACCAGACGCTCGCGCAGATCGAACTGTTCACCAAGAACGAGCAGTACGAGAACCGCGTCTACGTGTTGCCCAAGCACCTCGACGAGAAGGTCGCCGCGCTGCACCTCGAAAAGCTGGGCGTGAAGCTCACCAA
- a CDS encoding universal stress protein — translation MTSPILVATDLSARSDRAVDRAFELGRDLGLVVEVVHVRKDEGHDGVSDAALQQRVREILPPGAAAADVLVPEGSPPGTIARIAKERGAQLIVAGVARFNQISDYFLGTAIDYLLRHAEVPVLVVKQRPRGLYRRILVPSDFSPASKQAILTAARLIPDAAIRVVHVFHIGFESWGVADHVREETLARAQSGLAEFLASDDLAPFAGRIEGVLASGEAEAAVGRAIEDYDADLVVLGTQGGGALRQLTGGSRANSLLAWIRPDTLMVRLPG, via the coding sequence ATGACGTCCCCGATCCTGGTCGCAACCGATCTTAGCGCGCGGAGCGACCGCGCGGTCGACCGTGCCTTCGAACTGGGGCGCGATCTCGGCCTGGTGGTCGAAGTGGTGCATGTGCGCAAGGACGAGGGGCACGACGGCGTGTCGGACGCGGCCTTGCAGCAACGTGTCCGTGAAATCCTGCCGCCGGGCGCCGCCGCGGCCGACGTGCTGGTCCCCGAAGGCTCGCCGCCGGGCACCATCGCCCGTATCGCCAAAGAGCGCGGGGCGCAGCTGATCGTGGCCGGCGTCGCCCGGTTCAACCAGATTTCGGACTATTTCCTCGGCACCGCGATCGATTACCTGCTGCGCCATGCCGAAGTGCCGGTGCTGGTGGTCAAGCAGCGCCCGCGCGGGCTCTATCGCCGCATTCTTGTGCCGAGCGACTTCTCGCCCGCCTCGAAGCAGGCGATCCTTACCGCCGCGCGGCTCATTCCCGATGCGGCGATCCGGGTCGTGCACGTGTTCCACATCGGTTTCGAAAGCTGGGGCGTGGCCGACCATGTGCGCGAGGAAACGCTTGCCCGCGCGCAAAGCGGCCTCGCCGAATTTCTGGCCTCGGACGACCTGGCGCCCTTTGCCGGACGCATCGAGGGGGTGCTGGCAAGCGGCGAGGCCGAGGCGGCGGTTGGCCGGGCGATCGAGGATTACGACGCCGATCTGGTCGTGCTGGGAACCCAGGGCGGCGGCGCGCTGCGGCAATTGACCGGCGGCAGCCGCGCCAATTCGCTGCTTGCCTGGATCAGGCCGGATACGCTGATGGTACGGCTGCCGGGCTGA
- the katG gene encoding catalase/peroxidase HPI, with product MDAKTSGCPMHGEPVRSLLGRTNRDWWPNQLRLDILQQGGTSPSPMDPDFDYGEAFQSLDLAAVKADLTALMTDSQPWWPADYGHYGPFFIRMAWHSAGTYRIGDGRGGGGAGDQRFAPLNSWPDNANLDKARRLLWPIKQKYGASLSWADLLILTGNVAFESMGAPVLGFGGGREDIYSSEIDVYWGTEEHWVGQGAETRIQPDKDIALENPLAAIQMGLIYVNPEGPGGNPDPLGSARDVRETFARMGMDDVETAALTVGGHTFGKCHGAGDAALVGAEPEGADIALQGLGWASGHESGFGDHTITSGIEGAWTPTPTRWDMSYLHMLLDYDYELVHSPAGAQQWQPIGQKPEDMAPGAHSPERRVPTLMTTADMAFKEDPEYRKILERFRAEPAWFEDQFAKAWFKLCHRDMGPKARYLGSEVPAEDFLWQDPLPGAQGPAIGAEDVAALKQRIAASGLTVAELVATAWASAVTFRQSDYRGGANGARIRLAPQKDWEVNEPARLARVLGVYEEIKAGFGGTVSMADLIVLGGSVGIEKAAADAGSAVEVPFTPGRVDASQEQTDEHGFAVLEPRADGFRNYLQVPYNVPTEELLLDRAQLLGLSAPQMTVLVGGLRVLGANFGGSKDGVLTAREGQLTNDFFVNLLDMNTAWKQVDDEADEKFVGSDRASGQPKWTATRTDLVFGSNSQLRALSEVYAAADAGGKFVRDFVAAWVKVMNADRFDLA from the coding sequence ATGGACGCGAAGACCAGTGGTTGCCCGATGCACGGCGAACCCGTGCGATCGCTGCTCGGGCGCACCAACCGGGACTGGTGGCCCAACCAGCTGCGGCTCGACATCCTCCAGCAGGGCGGCACCAGCCCCAGCCCGATGGACCCCGATTTCGATTACGGCGAGGCGTTCCAGTCGCTCGACCTTGCGGCGGTGAAGGCTGACCTCACCGCGCTGATGACCGACAGCCAGCCCTGGTGGCCGGCCGACTACGGGCACTACGGACCCTTCTTCATCCGCATGGCCTGGCACAGCGCGGGCACGTATCGCATTGGTGACGGGCGCGGCGGCGGCGGTGCCGGCGACCAGCGCTTCGCGCCGCTCAACTCCTGGCCGGACAACGCCAATCTCGACAAGGCGCGCCGCCTGCTCTGGCCGATCAAGCAGAAGTACGGCGCCAGCCTCTCCTGGGCGGACCTGCTGATCCTCACCGGCAACGTGGCGTTCGAATCGATGGGCGCGCCGGTGCTCGGCTTTGGCGGCGGGCGCGAGGATATCTATTCGTCCGAGATCGACGTCTACTGGGGCACCGAGGAGCACTGGGTCGGGCAGGGCGCCGAAACGCGCATCCAGCCGGACAAGGACATCGCGCTCGAAAACCCGCTGGCGGCAATCCAGATGGGCCTGATCTACGTCAACCCCGAAGGCCCCGGCGGCAATCCCGATCCGCTCGGCTCGGCGCGCGACGTGCGCGAGACGTTTGCCCGCATGGGCATGGACGATGTCGAGACGGCGGCGCTCACCGTCGGCGGGCATACTTTCGGCAAGTGCCACGGCGCGGGCGATGCGGCGCTGGTCGGCGCCGAGCCGGAAGGCGCGGACATTGCGCTGCAGGGCCTCGGCTGGGCGAGCGGGCATGAGAGCGGCTTCGGGGATCACACGATCACCTCCGGCATCGAGGGTGCCTGGACGCCCACGCCCACCCGCTGGGACATGAGCTACCTGCACATGCTGCTCGATTACGACTACGAACTGGTGCATAGCCCGGCCGGCGCACAGCAGTGGCAGCCGATCGGCCAGAAGCCCGAGGACATGGCCCCCGGTGCGCACAGCCCCGAACGGCGCGTGCCGACGCTGATGACCACGGCGGACATGGCCTTCAAGGAAGACCCGGAATACCGCAAGATCCTCGAACGCTTCCGCGCCGAACCGGCGTGGTTCGAGGACCAGTTCGCCAAGGCCTGGTTCAAGCTCTGCCACCGCGACATGGGGCCCAAGGCGCGTTACCTCGGCAGCGAGGTTCCGGCGGAGGACTTCCTCTGGCAGGACCCGCTGCCCGGCGCGCAAGGTCCGGCAATCGGCGCTGAGGACGTGGCCGCGCTGAAGCAGAGGATCGCCGCTTCGGGGCTTACCGTGGCCGAACTGGTGGCAACCGCATGGGCTTCGGCGGTCACCTTCCGCCAGTCGGACTACCGCGGCGGTGCCAATGGCGCGCGTATCCGCCTGGCGCCGCAGAAGGACTGGGAGGTCAACGAACCGGCCCGGCTCGCCAGGGTTCTGGGCGTCTACGAGGAGATCAAGGCCGGGTTCGGCGGCACCGTGTCGATGGCCGACCTCATCGTGCTGGGCGGCAGCGTCGGCATCGAGAAGGCGGCGGCGGATGCGGGGAGCGCGGTTGAAGTGCCGTTCACTCCGGGCCGCGTCGATGCCTCGCAGGAGCAGACCGACGAGCATGGCTTTGCCGTGCTGGAGCCGCGCGCGGACGGTTTCCGCAACTACCTCCAGGTGCCCTACAACGTGCCGACCGAGGAGCTGCTGCTCGACCGTGCGCAGCTGCTGGGCCTCAGCGCCCCGCAGATGACGGTGCTGGTGGGCGGCCTGCGGGTGCTGGGCGCAAACTTCGGCGGCTCGAAGGACGGCGTCCTTACCGCGCGCGAAGGCCAGCTCACCAACGACTTCTTCGTCAACCTGCTCGACATGAATACCGCCTGGAAGCAGGTCGACGACGAGGCGGACGAGAAGTTCGTCGGCTCCGACCGGGCCAGCGGGCAGCCGAAGTGGACGGCAACCCGGACCGACCTGGTGTTCGGCTCCAATTCACAGCTTCGCGCGCTCAGCGAAGTCTATGCGGCGGCGGACGCGGGCGGGAAGTTCGTGCGCGACTTCGTGGCCGCGTGGGTGAAGGTGATGAACGCCGATCGCTTCGACCTCGCGTAG
- a CDS encoding L,D-transpeptidase yields MKAGLGLALGASLVMGAACGMDPALAQGAKATSPPEFARRIEQLKPGEWVWAPDVAPEGPVLVYVDLSRQVALVYRNGVRIAATTVSSGKDGYATPTGVFTILQKDADHRSSTYNNAPMPFQQRLTWDGVALHAGGLPGYPESHGCVHLPYQFARELFAVTKLGVTVVVEGDAASHVRTSDNSLLSPFNDKGQKTGHTPLAGGQQYRWQPELARSGPLSIIVSRLDGRVVVLRGGTEIGRSVVEVDAADHGSHVITMVMRGGQPHWVYVGLPGHTSEDGVEVDEAALNRLRLPRGFYDKLKTALTPGATILVTDSRVGDAPLEHLTVIDAVKPAP; encoded by the coding sequence ATGAAGGCAGGATTGGGGCTGGCGCTTGGTGCGTCGCTGGTGATGGGCGCGGCATGCGGGATGGACCCGGCCCTGGCGCAAGGCGCCAAGGCGACGTCGCCGCCGGAGTTCGCGCGCCGGATCGAGCAGCTGAAGCCCGGTGAATGGGTATGGGCACCCGATGTCGCGCCTGAGGGGCCGGTGCTGGTCTATGTCGACCTCTCCAGGCAGGTGGCGCTGGTCTATCGCAACGGCGTGCGCATCGCGGCCACCACCGTGTCCAGCGGCAAGGATGGCTATGCCACGCCCACCGGCGTCTTCACCATTCTCCAGAAGGATGCCGACCATCGTTCGAGCACCTACAACAACGCGCCGATGCCGTTCCAGCAGCGGCTGACCTGGGACGGGGTGGCGCTCCATGCCGGCGGCCTTCCGGGCTATCCGGAGAGCCATGGCTGCGTGCACTTGCCCTACCAGTTCGCGCGCGAGCTGTTCGCGGTGACAAAGCTGGGCGTGACCGTCGTGGTCGAGGGGGATGCCGCCAGCCACGTGCGGACCAGCGACAACAGCCTGCTCTCGCCCTTCAACGACAAGGGGCAGAAGACCGGACATACCCCGCTTGCCGGGGGGCAGCAGTACCGCTGGCAGCCCGAGCTGGCGCGTTCCGGCCCGCTCTCGATCATCGTTTCCCGGCTCGACGGGCGGGTCGTGGTGCTGCGCGGCGGCACCGAGATCGGCCGCAGCGTGGTGGAGGTCGACGCGGCCGATCACGGCAGCCACGTCATCACCATGGTCATGCGCGGCGGCCAGCCGCACTGGGTCTATGTCGGCCTGCCGGGGCACACTTCCGAGGACGGGGTGGAAGTGGATGAAGCCGCGCTCAACCGCCTGCGCCTGCCGCGCGGGTTCTACGACAAGCTGAAGACCGCGCTCACGCCGGGGGCGACGATTCTCGTCACCGATTCGCGCGTGGGCGACGCGCCGCTCGAACATCTGACTGTCATCGATGCGGTAAAACCGGCGCCCTGA